A genome region from Terriglobia bacterium includes the following:
- the rpmE gene encoding 50S ribosomal protein L31: MKANIHPNYVETVVKCACGETFKTRSTQPEIHLEICSKCHPFFTGKQKLVDTAGRVERFQRKYRKTS, encoded by the coding sequence ATGAAAGCAAACATACATCCGAACTATGTTGAAACGGTCGTGAAGTGCGCCTGCGGCGAAACTTTCAAGACGCGTTCGACCCAGCCGGAGATCCACCTCGAAATCTGCTCGAAATGCCATCCGTTCTTTACCGGCAAGCAGAAACTGGTCGATACGGCCGGACGGGTCGAAAGATTCCAGAGA